Proteins from a genomic interval of Crassostrea angulata isolate pt1a10 chromosome 7, ASM2561291v2, whole genome shotgun sequence:
- the LOC128156262 gene encoding sphingosine-1-phosphate transporter SPNS2-like isoform X8: MSLQNDERVNLLSEHGETEQDELDTDVDKMEKEPEAKVEEEVPWYRTLTPYKLYVLLILLVTYLLNQLDRYMLAISSKAMAQEIHFGDKACMKNTSAQDSDFNGLKCETFSSADSCRNATSNLTHATGLCYYDYNGQGLEYQIVAGPAFTVIYTFGGIFISYAAEKYNRKAMLAACLMFWSVMTLLTGFVKEYWQLVILRFGLGFGESGCGPFAVSILTDYFTPETRGFALGIYNWGIYFGYSMSYAFGNFISLANINGQGWRWTFILSGIPGLAVGLLMFVSLKEPERNQNQLELSGTACQRLGKTLKNFCSPSLLLICLAGSIRNASGYVFAYNTQLYFTQIGQTPEQIGKYLSWIPLVGGSFSVLLGGFISDRLVRRLGLYSRILVIGVSLLIAAPFAAGTLYFDPPGAYFFQIPTYIFGEMWVGITLAVVVELVPSEIKTTAVAAYLFIISNIGGNANLLVPPLAQHFESQNYSKSDSLRYALYIMYPGPYVYGALVYLCSLLVIRRDKRKAAKENYKSDE; the protein is encoded by the exons ATGTCGTTGCAGAATGATGAGAGAGTTAACCTTCTCTCTGAGCATGGTGAAACAGAACAAGATG AACTGGATACAGATGTGGATAAGATGGAAAAAGAACCAG AAGCAAAGGTTGAGGAGGAGGTACCATGGTATCGAACTTTGACCCCCTACAAGCTGTATGTGCTCCTGATACTACTGGTGACTTATCTCCTGAATCAGCTGGACAGGTACATGCTGGCCATATCCTCCAAAGCAATGGCGCAGGAGATCCACTTTGGAGACAAGGCTTGTATGAAGAACACATCAGCCCAAGACAGTGATTTTAATGGACTGAAATGCGAGACATTTTCTTCAGCAGACag ttgtCGAAATGCAACAAGTAATCTGACACATGCTACGGGCCTCTGTTACTATGACTACAATGGGCAAGGTTTAGAATACCAGATCGTCGCTGGTCCAGCCTTCACAGTCATCTATACATTTGGTGGAATCTTTATCAGTTATGCTGCTGAGAAATACAACAGAAAGGCAATGTTGGCTGCTTGCCTTATGTTCTGGTCTGTGATGACTTTGTTGACAGGATTTGTGAAGGAATACTGGCAACTGGTAATACTGCGGTTTGGACTTGGATTTGG AGAGTCTGGATGTGGTCCGTTTGCTGTCTCCATACTAACAGACTACTTCACACCAGAAACAAGAGGATTCGCCCTGGGAATCTACAATTGGGGAATCTACTTTGGCTACAGCATGTCTTATgcatttggaaattttatttcacTTGCAAACATTAATGGTCAA GGTTGGAGGTGGACATTTATTTTGTCTGGAATTCCTGGGCTCGCTGTAGGGCTTCTTATGTTTGTATCGCTGAAAGAACCAGAGAGAAACCAGAACCAACTGGAACTTTCTGGCACAGCATGTCAGCGACTTGGAAAGACGCTTAAAAATTTTTGTAGTCCATCTCTTCTTCTCATTTGCTTAGCTGGGTCCATCAGGAATGCAT cAGGATATGTTTTTGCCTACAACACCCAACTGTACTTTACACAGATTGGTCAGACGCCAGAGCAGATAGGAAAGTATCTGTCTTGGATCCCCTTGGTTGGGGGGAGTTTCAGCGTGCTTTTAGGAGGGTTCATCTCAGACCGACTGGTCAGGAGACTGGGGCTATACTCGAGAATTCTTGTCATTGGAGTCAGTTTG TTAATTGCAGCTCCATTTGCAGCAGGAACATTGTATTTTGACCCTCCTGGTGCTTATTTCTTCCAAATTCCCACCTATATATTTG GTGAGATGTGGGTAGGAATCACGTTGGCAGTGGTGGTAGAACTGGTCCCCAGTGAGATCAAAACAACAGCTGTGGCTGCCTATCTCTTCATCATCAGTAACATTGGAGGAAACGCCAATTTATTAGTACCACCCCTAGCACAGCACTTTGAAAGTCAAAACTACTCCAAGTCTGATTCACTGAGAT ATGCCTTGTATATTATGTATCCTGGTCCCTATGTGTATGGTGCATTAGTTTATCTTTGTTCACTCCTTGTCATCAGGCGAGACAAAAGGAAGGCAGCAAAAGAAAACTACAAATCTGATGAGTAG
- the LOC128156262 gene encoding protein spinster homolog 1-like isoform X7 → MSLQNDERVNLLSEHGETEQDELDTDVDKMEKEPAKVEEEVPWYRTLTPYKLYVLLILLVTYLLNQLDRYMLAISSKAMAQEIHFGDKACMKNTSAQDSDFNGLKCETFSSADSCRNATSNLTHATGLCYYDYNGQGLEYQIVAGPAFTVIYTFGGIFISYAAEKYNRKAMLAACLMFWSVMTLLTGFVKEYWQLVILRFGLGFGESGCGPFAVSILTDYFTPETRGFALGIYNWGIYFGYSMSYAFGNFISLANINGQGWRWTFILSGIPGLAVGLLMFVSLKEPERNQNQLELSGTACQRLGKTLKNFCSPSLLLICLAGSIRNASGYVFAYNTQLYFTQIGQTPEQIGKYLSWIPLVGGSFSVLLGGFISDRLVRRLGLYSRILVIGVSLLIAAPFAAGTLYFDPPGAYFFQIPTYIFGEMWVGITLAVVVELVPSEIKTTAVAAYLFIISNIGGNANLLVPPLAQHFESQNYSKSDSLRYTLFCMYALPFVFCIPVYFVSMFVLKRDYRRAKRPQYVEMDDN, encoded by the exons ATGTCGTTGCAGAATGATGAGAGAGTTAACCTTCTCTCTGAGCATGGTGAAACAGAACAAGATG AACTGGATACAGATGTGGATAAGATGGAAAAAGAACCAG CAAAGGTTGAGGAGGAGGTACCATGGTATCGAACTTTGACCCCCTACAAGCTGTATGTGCTCCTGATACTACTGGTGACTTATCTCCTGAATCAGCTGGACAGGTACATGCTGGCCATATCCTCCAAAGCAATGGCGCAGGAGATCCACTTTGGAGACAAGGCTTGTATGAAGAACACATCAGCCCAAGACAGTGATTTTAATGGACTGAAATGCGAGACATTTTCTTCAGCAGACag ttgtCGAAATGCAACAAGTAATCTGACACATGCTACGGGCCTCTGTTACTATGACTACAATGGGCAAGGTTTAGAATACCAGATCGTCGCTGGTCCAGCCTTCACAGTCATCTATACATTTGGTGGAATCTTTATCAGTTATGCTGCTGAGAAATACAACAGAAAGGCAATGTTGGCTGCTTGCCTTATGTTCTGGTCTGTGATGACTTTGTTGACAGGATTTGTGAAGGAATACTGGCAACTGGTAATACTGCGGTTTGGACTTGGATTTGG AGAGTCTGGATGTGGTCCGTTTGCTGTCTCCATACTAACAGACTACTTCACACCAGAAACAAGAGGATTCGCCCTGGGAATCTACAATTGGGGAATCTACTTTGGCTACAGCATGTCTTATgcatttggaaattttatttcacTTGCAAACATTAATGGTCAA GGTTGGAGGTGGACATTTATTTTGTCTGGAATTCCTGGGCTCGCTGTAGGGCTTCTTATGTTTGTATCGCTGAAAGAACCAGAGAGAAACCAGAACCAACTGGAACTTTCTGGCACAGCATGTCAGCGACTTGGAAAGACGCTTAAAAATTTTTGTAGTCCATCTCTTCTTCTCATTTGCTTAGCTGGGTCCATCAGGAATGCAT cAGGATATGTTTTTGCCTACAACACCCAACTGTACTTTACACAGATTGGTCAGACGCCAGAGCAGATAGGAAAGTATCTGTCTTGGATCCCCTTGGTTGGGGGGAGTTTCAGCGTGCTTTTAGGAGGGTTCATCTCAGACCGACTGGTCAGGAGACTGGGGCTATACTCGAGAATTCTTGTCATTGGAGTCAGTTTG TTAATTGCAGCTCCATTTGCAGCAGGAACATTGTATTTTGACCCTCCTGGTGCTTATTTCTTCCAAATTCCCACCTATATATTTG GTGAGATGTGGGTAGGAATCACGTTGGCAGTGGTGGTAGAACTGGTCCCCAGTGAGATCAAAACAACAGCTGTGGCTGCCTATCTCTTCATCATCAGTAACATTGGAGGAAACGCCAATTTATTAGTACCACCCCTAGCACAGCACTTTGAAAGTCAAAACTACTCCAAGTCTGATTCACTGAGAT ATACCTTATTCTGTATGTATGCTTTACCGTTTGTATTCTGTATCCCAGTTTACTTTGTGTCTATGTTTGTACTTAAACGAGACTACAGGCGAGCAAAAAGACCCCAATATGTAGAGATGGATGATAATTGA